In the Candidatus Omnitrophota bacterium genome, one interval contains:
- a CDS encoding glycosyltransferase family 2 protein translates to MTPMTSPSSQLKIGIIIPAHNESSAIGPLVSRIRRKDLDVIVVDDGSVDGSGDDARRNGAFVITNETRKGKGMSLQVGFQHCLRQGYAAVITMDGDGQHAVEDLDGFLEAARREPVIVVNGNRMADTRGMPLIRRWTNRFMSGLISAVCRQPIPDSQCGYRYIHREILEKLRLTSSDFEIESEVLIQASKMGYKVRSVPIRTIYSGEKSKIRPFRDTIRFFCYLLREMGRPGA, encoded by the coding sequence ATGACGCCGATGACCAGCCCTTCTTCTCAACTTAAAATCGGGATCATCATCCCGGCGCACAACGAGTCCTCGGCCATCGGGCCGCTGGTCAGCAGGATCCGCAGGAAAGATCTGGATGTCATTGTGGTCGATGACGGTTCCGTGGACGGTTCGGGCGATGACGCCCGCCGGAACGGCGCGTTCGTGATCACTAATGAAACCCGCAAAGGCAAGGGGATGTCGCTGCAGGTTGGGTTTCAGCACTGTTTGCGGCAGGGTTATGCGGCGGTGATCACCATGGACGGCGACGGCCAGCATGCGGTCGAAGACCTGGACGGCTTTCTTGAAGCGGCCCGCCGGGAGCCGGTGATCGTCGTCAACGGCAACCGGATGGCCGATACCCGGGGCATGCCGCTCATCCGGCGCTGGACCAACCGTTTCATGTCCGGGTTGATCTCCGCGGTCTGCCGCCAACCGATCCCCGACAGCCAGTGTGGGTACCGTTACATCCACCGCGAGATCCTGGAGAAATTGCGGCTCACGTCCAGCGATTTTGAGATCGAGAGCGAAGTCCTGATTCAGGCCAGCAAGATGGGATACAAGGTCCGGTCCGTTCCCATCAGGACCATCTACAGCGGCGAAAAGAGCAAGATCCGGCCCTTTCGGGATACGATCAGGTTTTTTTGTTATTTGCTGCGCGAGATGGGGCGACCCGGCGCGTAG
- a CDS encoding glycosyltransferase, producing the protein MNLSGSQKRRILLLYISKVSGHRQATIAIQRALRKLDPNVEAPSINGFGYTYPFLEKVVNSAYMAVIRRAPHIWDSMYDNPKLVKRSQFIQNFLHKASHKKIAQLFKDYQPDTVVCTQAFPCGMVADYKISHSLDVTLVAVLTDFAPHSFWIHEGIDYYIVPAAELKDRFVKKGVPPDKIKVYGIPIRAKFAVQLDKNPIREKLGLRADLPTLLLMGGGQGLGPIKEAVTSLLRVPTDLQMIVIAGTNTELLKWLQDTARTSPKKLISYEYANNVDELMEMATLIITKPGGMTTSEALAKGLPMAIINPLPGQEMRNTDFLLNKGIAIRIDGTEDIGEEIDLLLRSPERLSAMRRAASDHGKPHAASDVASLILQNAEDSEDEGVEEEPSVVSEA; encoded by the coding sequence ATGAACCTTTCCGGGTCCCAGAAACGCCGCATCCTGCTTTTGTACATTTCCAAGGTCTCCGGCCATCGTCAGGCCACGATCGCCATTCAGCGCGCCCTGCGCAAATTGGACCCCAACGTTGAGGCCCCGAGCATCAACGGTTTCGGCTATACCTATCCTTTCCTGGAAAAGGTCGTCAACAGCGCCTACATGGCCGTCATCCGCCGGGCCCCGCATATCTGGGACTCGATGTACGACAATCCCAAGCTTGTCAAGAGGTCCCAGTTCATACAGAATTTCCTGCACAAAGCGAGCCATAAAAAGATCGCCCAGTTGTTCAAAGATTATCAGCCGGACACGGTGGTCTGCACGCAGGCCTTCCCCTGCGGGATGGTGGCGGATTACAAGATATCCCACAGCCTCGATGTGACGCTGGTCGCGGTGCTGACCGATTTCGCCCCGCATTCCTTCTGGATCCACGAGGGCATCGATTATTACATCGTTCCCGCGGCCGAACTCAAGGACCGGTTCGTGAAAAAAGGCGTTCCCCCGGACAAGATCAAGGTTTACGGTATCCCCATCCGGGCCAAGTTCGCGGTCCAATTGGACAAAAATCCTATCCGGGAGAAACTCGGACTGCGCGCCGACCTGCCGACCCTCCTGCTCATGGGCGGCGGACAGGGGCTGGGGCCCATCAAGGAAGCGGTGACGTCGCTCCTGCGGGTCCCGACGGATCTGCAGATGATTGTGATCGCCGGGACCAACACGGAATTGCTCAAATGGCTGCAGGACACCGCCCGGACCAGCCCCAAGAAATTGATCTCTTATGAATACGCGAACAACGTCGATGAGCTGATGGAAATGGCGACCCTGATCATCACCAAACCCGGCGGGATGACCACCAGCGAGGCCCTGGCCAAGGGCCTGCCGATGGCCATCATCAACCCCCTGCCGGGGCAGGAGATGCGCAACACGGATTTCCTATTGAACAAAGGCATCGCGATCCGGATCGACGGCACCGAGGACATCGGAGAGGAGATCGACCTGCTTTTGCGCTCTCCCGAGCGGTTGTCCGCCATGCGCCGGGCGGCGTCCGATCACGGGAAGCCCCACGCGGCGTCCGACGTCGCCAGCCTCATCCTCCAGAATGCGGAAGATTCCGAGGACGAGGGCGTGGAGGAGGAACCGTCTGTTGTGTCGGAGGCGTAA
- a CDS encoding cellobiose phosphorylase — protein sequence MPAHKPLYHFLPDGVSFTSREIARMRLIYLPLSGTTADGLKSCVTPFLGGDVKIDKNTFVTRPASREDLRQALRDFFVLVRGKGVFSLAAESSPDSASVEIGQLWQKITRRHPSAGIEMEAVNFVPVSGETVELMRVTVRNVSRRPVRVTPTSAVPLFGRALANKHDHEHVTSLLHRTRQLPEGVLVSPTMLFNEEGHTEIRRAYFVFGLSGRGEKSVGSFPTFESFYSDGGTWSSPAAVVENLPPRKLSSAEINGKETVGALRFKDETLKPGASREYLIMFGTASDPAEAGRVFRRFSGAGAFDRAWDEVKAFWRGKTRSISFASRDRDFDSWMNWVMLQPILRRIWGCSFLPDHDYGKGGKGWRDLWQDLLSLIMIEPETVRGDLINNFKGIRVDGSNATIIGEKPGEFVADRNAISRVWMDHGVWPLLTALLYIHQTGDENILFESATYFRDPQLSRGMQKDLAWVPSYGRHLKTKSGQVYEGSVLEHLLIQHLVPFFNVGEHNLIRLENADWNDGLDMASQRGESVAFMAMYGGNLFALADVIEHAAQTGSFEEIQVSREVLTLLDTMGTVPCRYDSVQDKKSLLFDAYFPSVQPEISGEKVGLPVKDVAADLRRKGNWIFGKIRDEEIVTVKNGGKTHRWFNGYYDNQGRRVEGRRDGKIRMTLTGQVFPIMSGLAGEKDIKDVIASVRQFLKDKALGGYRLNTDFGVRNDLDLGRAFSFAYGTKENGAFFSHMAVMYAYALYRAGFVREGNEVLRSIVRMCGDTGLARIYPGIPEYFDSEGRGMYHYLTGSASWMILTLLTQVFGIRGEYGDLVINPKLVKEQFSRNGEAGSSFSFAGRKVTVVFENKAGLDYGQYAVKKVLSGEKPLEVKVLSPACVKIKRATLKGRGELVLRVVLGK from the coding sequence ATGCCGGCCCACAAACCGTTATATCACTTCCTTCCCGATGGGGTCAGTTTCACGTCCCGCGAAATCGCCCGCATGCGGTTGATTTATCTGCCGCTTTCCGGCACGACCGCCGATGGCCTCAAGTCCTGCGTCACTCCGTTCCTGGGTGGAGACGTCAAGATCGACAAGAATACCTTTGTGACCAGGCCGGCCTCCCGCGAAGACCTGCGTCAGGCGTTGCGGGATTTTTTTGTCCTGGTCCGCGGCAAGGGCGTGTTCTCTTTGGCCGCGGAGTCTTCGCCGGATTCCGCTTCGGTCGAGATCGGGCAGCTCTGGCAGAAGATCACGCGCCGTCATCCGTCCGCCGGCATCGAAATGGAGGCGGTCAATTTTGTGCCGGTGAGCGGAGAGACGGTCGAGTTGATGCGGGTCACGGTCCGCAACGTATCGCGAAGGCCCGTCAGGGTCACCCCGACATCCGCCGTGCCGCTGTTCGGCCGGGCGCTGGCCAACAAGCACGACCATGAGCACGTCACCTCGCTTTTGCACCGGACGCGCCAGCTTCCCGAAGGGGTCCTGGTGTCTCCGACCATGCTGTTCAATGAGGAGGGGCACACGGAGATCCGCCGTGCCTATTTTGTCTTCGGCCTTTCCGGCCGCGGGGAAAAATCCGTGGGATCCTTCCCGACATTCGAATCGTTTTATTCGGACGGCGGCACATGGTCCTCTCCGGCCGCGGTCGTTGAAAATCTTCCGCCCCGTAAGCTTTCTTCAGCCGAGATCAACGGCAAGGAAACCGTCGGCGCCCTGAGGTTTAAGGACGAAACCCTCAAGCCGGGCGCGTCCCGCGAATACCTTATCATGTTCGGCACCGCTTCCGATCCGGCCGAGGCTGGCCGCGTGTTCCGGCGTTTTTCCGGCGCGGGCGCTTTTGACCGGGCCTGGGACGAGGTGAAGGCGTTCTGGCGGGGGAAAACGCGTTCGATCTCGTTCGCCAGCAGGGACCGGGACTTTGATTCCTGGATGAACTGGGTGATGCTTCAGCCGATCCTGCGCCGCATCTGGGGCTGCTCGTTTTTGCCGGACCATGATTACGGCAAAGGGGGCAAGGGCTGGCGCGACCTGTGGCAGGATTTGCTGTCGCTCATCATGATCGAACCGGAGACCGTCCGCGGGGACCTGATCAACAATTTCAAGGGCATTCGCGTCGACGGTTCTAACGCCACCATCATCGGGGAGAAGCCCGGCGAATTCGTCGCGGACCGCAACGCCATCAGCCGCGTGTGGATGGACCACGGGGTCTGGCCGTTGTTGACGGCGCTTTTGTATATCCACCAGACCGGGGATGAGAACATCCTGTTTGAATCCGCGACCTATTTTCGCGACCCCCAGCTGTCCCGGGGCATGCAAAAAGACCTCGCGTGGGTCCCGTCCTACGGGCGCCATCTTAAGACCAAGTCCGGACAGGTTTATGAAGGCAGCGTCCTCGAGCACCTGCTCATCCAGCATCTGGTCCCGTTTTTTAACGTCGGGGAGCATAACCTGATCCGCCTGGAAAATGCCGACTGGAACGACGGGCTGGACATGGCTTCCCAGCGAGGGGAAAGCGTCGCGTTCATGGCCATGTACGGGGGCAACCTGTTCGCCCTGGCCGATGTCATTGAGCACGCGGCCCAAACCGGATCTTTCGAAGAGATCCAGGTGTCACGGGAGGTCTTGACCCTGCTGGACACGATGGGGACCGTGCCGTGCCGTTACGACAGTGTTCAGGACAAGAAAAGCCTTTTGTTTGACGCGTATTTTCCGAGCGTCCAGCCGGAGATCAGCGGAGAAAAGGTCGGGCTTCCGGTCAAGGACGTGGCCGCGGACCTGCGCCGCAAGGGGAATTGGATCTTCGGCAAGATCCGGGACGAGGAAATTGTCACGGTCAAGAACGGCGGCAAGACCCACCGCTGGTTCAATGGGTATTATGACAATCAGGGCCGCCGGGTCGAGGGGCGCAGGGACGGCAAGATCCGCATGACCCTGACGGGACAGGTATTCCCGATCATGAGCGGGCTGGCCGGGGAAAAGGACATCAAGGACGTGATCGCCAGCGTGCGGCAGTTCCTCAAGGACAAAGCGCTGGGCGGTTACCGGCTCAACACGGATTTCGGCGTGAGGAATGATTTGGATTTGGGGCGCGCGTTCAGCTTCGCCTACGGGACCAAGGAGAACGGGGCGTTCTTCAGCCATATGGCGGTGATGTATGCCTATGCATTGTACAGGGCTGGGTTTGTCCGGGAAGGGAATGAAGTGCTCCGCTCCATTGTCCGGATGTGCGGCGACACAGGACTGGCCAGGATTTATCCGGGGATCCCGGAATATTTCGATTCCGAAGGCCGCGGGATGTATCATTACCTCACCGGCTCTGCCAGTTGGATGATCCTTACACTGCTGACCCAGGTGTTCGGCATCCGGGGAGAGTACGGGGACCTGGTGATCAACCCCAAGCTCGTCAAGGAACAGTTTTCCCGCAACGGAGAGGCGGGTTCTTCTTTCAGTTTCGCCGGACGGAAGGTGACGGTTGTCTTTGAGAACAAGGCCGGGCTCGACTACGGCCAGTATGCCGTCAAGAAAGTCCTTTCAGGTGAGAAGCCCCTGGAGGTGAAGGTCCTGTCTCCCGCGTGCGTGAAGATCAAGCGCGCGACGCTGAAAGGGCGCGGGGAGTTGGTTTTGAGAGTGGTCCTGGGAAAATGA
- the lipB gene encoding lipoyl(octanoyl) transferase LipB: MTQRAEDQLPPPVVMSLGLMPYQETYLAQKKEVEKVLSGAAARLIICEHPAVLTLGRLAREEHILTPREELKRLGVEVFSIDRGGEVTLHCPGQLVVYPILDLKYYGKDLHWYLRQLEQVAIDLLQDFGIVADRFPGRTGVWVDGKKIVSIGVGVRKWVTFHGLALNVSTDLKLFSLIRPCGLDVRMTSLEKVLGKPVDMSLVKERLARAFGRCFRMGAPD; the protein is encoded by the coding sequence ATGACGCAGCGCGCGGAAGATCAATTGCCTCCTCCGGTTGTGATGAGTTTGGGGCTGATGCCGTATCAGGAAACTTACCTTGCCCAGAAAAAAGAGGTGGAGAAGGTCCTGAGCGGGGCGGCGGCACGCCTGATCATCTGTGAGCACCCGGCTGTCCTGACGTTGGGGCGGCTGGCCAGGGAGGAGCACATCTTAACGCCGCGGGAAGAGCTGAAAAGGCTTGGGGTGGAGGTGTTTTCCATTGACCGGGGCGGGGAGGTGACCCTGCACTGCCCCGGGCAGCTGGTCGTTTATCCCATCCTGGACCTGAAATATTACGGAAAAGATTTACATTGGTATCTCCGTCAATTGGAACAAGTTGCCATTGATTTATTGCAGGATTTTGGTATAGTGGCAGATAGATTTCCCGGGAGGACCGGTGTCTGGGTCGACGGGAAAAAGATCGTTTCGATCGGTGTGGGGGTGCGGAAATGGGTGACATTTCACGGCCTGGCCCTCAACGTCAGCACCGATCTTAAGCTGTTTTCCCTGATCAGGCCCTGCGGGCTGGATGTCCGCATGACATCGCTGGAGAAGGTGCTGGGCAAGCCGGTGGACATGAGTTTGGTCAAGGAACGGCTGGCCCGGGCCTTTGGCCGGTGTTTCCGGATGGGTGCCCCCGATTAA
- a CDS encoding lipoyl domain-containing protein has product MTEVLLPELGEGIEKATVACWHVKPGDEVRADDDIVELVTDKATFNVPAGASGIVEKILVEEGADAPIGSPLALIRPATKT; this is encoded by the coding sequence ATGACTGAAGTTCTGCTTCCAGAACTGGGGGAAGGGATAGAAAAAGCCACGGTGGCCTGCTGGCACGTCAAGCCGGGCGACGAGGTGCGCGCCGATGACGATATCGTGGAGCTTGTGACCGACAAGGCCACGTTCAACGTCCCGGCCGGGGCATCGGGGATCGTTGAGAAAATCCTGGTCGAGGAAGGGGCCGACGCCCCGATCGGGTCTCCGCTGGCCCTCATCAGACCGGCAACCAAGACATGA
- a CDS encoding isocitrate/isopropylmalate dehydrogenase family protein — protein MSYRVTVLPGDGIGPEVAAAMQMCVDATGVKIEWEEHPVGEFAIKKFGTPLPDAALDSVRKNKVAIKGPIVTPIGTGFRSVNVQLRQALDLYACVRPCKYYPGVKTIVKNVDLVIFRENTEDLYAGIEFDIGTDPARQLIKDINGLQPRKIREDSAISIKPISVTCSRRIAKYAFEYAVAHKRKKVTIVHKANIMKFTDGLFLKTCREVAKEYEGCVESQDVIVDNMCMQLVQKPDLYDVLVLPNLYGDIVSDLCAGLVGGLGIAPGANIGDGIALFEPVHGSAPKYTGLNKVNPTATILSGVLMLRHLKEDQAADRLENAVKAVIAEGKDVTYDLKPDRNDPTAVGTKEMAEAICRRLKAGK, from the coding sequence ATGTCTTACCGCGTTACCGTTCTTCCCGGAGACGGGATCGGGCCCGAAGTCGCCGCGGCCATGCAAATGTGCGTTGACGCCACCGGCGTCAAGATCGAGTGGGAAGAGCATCCCGTCGGCGAATTCGCCATCAAAAAATTCGGAACGCCCCTGCCGGACGCGGCGCTGGACTCGGTCCGCAAAAATAAAGTCGCCATCAAGGGCCCCATCGTCACGCCCATCGGCACGGGGTTCCGTTCCGTCAACGTCCAGCTCCGCCAGGCGCTGGACCTTTACGCCTGCGTGCGGCCGTGCAAATACTATCCCGGGGTCAAGACCATCGTCAAGAACGTGGATCTCGTGATCTTCCGCGAGAACACGGAGGACCTTTACGCCGGTATCGAATTTGACATCGGAACGGACCCTGCCAGGCAGCTCATCAAGGACATCAATGGTTTGCAACCACGGAAAATCCGCGAGGATTCCGCCATTTCGATCAAGCCCATCTCGGTGACATGTTCCCGCCGCATCGCCAAGTACGCCTTTGAGTACGCCGTGGCGCACAAGCGCAAGAAGGTCACCATCGTCCATAAAGCCAACATCATGAAATTCACCGACGGACTTTTTTTAAAGACGTGCCGCGAAGTCGCCAAGGAATACGAAGGGTGCGTGGAGTCCCAGGACGTGATCGTTGACAACATGTGCATGCAGCTCGTGCAGAAACCGGACCTTTATGACGTGCTGGTCCTGCCGAATCTGTACGGGGACATCGTGTCCGACCTCTGCGCGGGCTTGGTCGGCGGCCTGGGGATCGCCCCCGGCGCCAACATCGGGGACGGTATCGCCCTTTTTGAACCGGTGCACGGGTCCGCCCCGAAATACACCGGACTGAACAAGGTCAACCCCACGGCCACGATCCTCTCCGGCGTTTTGATGCTGCGCCATCTCAAGGAAGACCAGGCCGCGGACCGTCTGGAAAACGCGGTCAAGGCCGTGATCGCCGAGGGCAAGGACGTGACCTATGATCTTAAGCCGGACCGCAACGACCCCACGGCCGTCGGCACCAAAGAAATGGCTGAAGCGATCTGCCGGCGTTTGAAAGCCGGGAAGTAG
- a CDS encoding lysophospholipid acyltransferase family protein, translated as MFKFVIYKIGQFIVNYLPLDFSYGFASFVSTLQYHFSPRDRRAVRNNLKEILPDPADDLAGKAKQVFQNFGKYLVEFFRMTQSIDRDFVHRHITVKNLPYLDDCLKRGKGVIVVTAHIGNWELGAMVLGLLGYPVVAIALPHKERPVNELFNKQREMKGVSVVPVQHAFRRCLEALKENKVVALVADRDFTSSGFLMDFLGKKAQIPKGPAIFSVRTGAPIVPSFLIRNDDNTFSMTLEQPIYPPMQEEGQIEDDVLQSVIRPYLAVIEQRIRQYPTQWLMFRKYWVS; from the coding sequence ATGTTCAAATTCGTCATTTATAAAATCGGACAATTCATCGTCAATTATCTGCCGCTGGACTTTTCTTACGGGTTCGCGTCGTTTGTTTCCACCCTGCAATATCATTTCTCTCCCCGGGACCGGCGGGCCGTGCGCAACAATTTGAAAGAGATCCTTCCGGATCCCGCTGACGATCTGGCAGGAAAGGCCAAACAGGTTTTTCAGAATTTCGGGAAATACCTGGTCGAGTTTTTCCGGATGACCCAGAGCATTGACCGGGATTTCGTCCATCGTCATATCACGGTGAAGAACTTGCCCTATCTGGACGACTGCCTCAAGCGCGGTAAGGGCGTCATCGTGGTGACCGCGCATATCGGCAACTGGGAACTCGGGGCGATGGTCCTCGGGTTGCTGGGGTATCCGGTGGTGGCGATCGCGCTGCCGCACAAGGAGCGGCCGGTGAACGAGCTGTTTAACAAGCAGCGGGAAATGAAAGGCGTTTCCGTTGTCCCTGTTCAGCACGCATTCCGGCGGTGCCTGGAAGCTCTTAAGGAGAATAAGGTCGTGGCCCTGGTCGCCGACCGGGATTTTACCTCCAGTGGTTTTCTCATGGATTTCCTGGGGAAGAAAGCGCAGATCCCCAAAGGGCCGGCCATCTTCTCGGTGAGGACGGGCGCCCCCATTGTGCCGTCGTTTCTGATCCGCAATGACGACAACACGTTTTCTATGACCTTGGAACAGCCGATATACCCTCCGATGCAGGAGGAGGGACAGATCGAGGACGACGTACTCCAGTCCGTCATCAGGCCGTACTTGGCCGTGATCGAGCAGAGAATCCGCCAGTATCCGACCCAATGGCTGATGTTCCGGAAATATTGGGTCTCATGA